The Camelus ferus isolate YT-003-E chromosome 13, BCGSAC_Cfer_1.0, whole genome shotgun sequence genome segment CTtttaatatacatagaaaatatgtCTCAACCAATTTGGATGAAAAGCAAAAGACTGGTTGTAGGAGTtctcaaattactttttaaactgCACAGATAAGAACACAGGTTGCCCTTACATCAATGAACCTTTCTGGGACCACGCTGGATGGCTTGCATTCCCCTGGCAGGTTGTAAGGCACCTGCTGCTACCCAGGGAATTAATAAATGAGGAACCGTATTTGTCACCTGAAGAATCCTTTAAAATTTGATTACTTGGATAACACAGACCAAGGCTGTTCCTtgattttccatttctgaaagtCACACTTCAAGTTAAAAAGTTCTGTTCTGCAGATCTCCATATACTAACAGATATGGTAGAATTTATGTCATGGTATCATGGTatcttctcaaaaaaacaaaaacaaaaacaaaaaacagttcttCATAggagtctctctcttttttttggtatcttaAATGTCAATTATCACAAAAACTTCCGGCTTCTCTTCATTATAGACCTGCATTGCTGAATATGTTATTGCTTTGACTTCAGTTCCCTAAAGTTGgggttaaagggaaaaaaaagggggggggaaggATATCAAAATCAGAATCATTAACTTTAGTAACAACTGGCAGGaagtcaaaattttaatattattctgATGACTCACATGAAACAATTAGTTACCAAATAAATATAGTATTATATGCTGATCCAGTAAAAATGAGAGGCAAATGTGCACAGCAGTAAAAGCACTGACCTGGAGTTAGGAGATGGAGCAGACTATAGTCCTGGCTTTGTCTGTACCTGGATATGGAAGCTGTTCGACCTCTCTGGGCATCAGCTTTTTCATTCATCAAATGGGTTGAACCCAGTAACACAAAGCTTTCCTACTGTTTGGCTCAGGGCTCCTTCTGAAGACTTCTTCCTTACATTCTAACCTGGGCCCTGGGAACTCAGCCCATTCCCTTCTCTGAAGGACAATCATCCTACAAACAACTGTTATCCAACATCTCCATTTAGATGTCTAATAGGCACCTCAAACATAGTGTGTTCAAAGGAAAATTCCACGGTGTCatttatattacaaaaataatttgttttcactCCACATGTTACCCCTCtattgatttctattctttttctgcttctctcccttgAACCCCCTCACCAGGCTTCATTTCATTATGTTGTGGTTGAAGAAATGCTACTGCAGCTACCGGAAGCAAACAGGATTTCCCAGTCACCTCCAACTAAGTTAGGTCTCGTTGGCCTAAACACAGGGGTCAGCGAACTACAAATCAAAGGCCAAATCCAGTCTGCCACCCACTTTTGTACAGCCCCACAAACTgagaataatttttacatttctaagtGGTTGAGGGGGGAGTCAAAAGTTCTACTGGAACACAAttacattcatttatgtattgtctatctCTATTTAGTGCCATACATAACATAAGAGTTGAGTAGTTGCTCTTGCATCGTTCTCTGCCCACAAAGTGTAAAACATCAGAAACAAATTGCCTACTCCTATTCCAACAGATTTGAATAGTATAGAGTGAAGCCATACATGCTGGCAAACACAGAATCTGGAGAAGCACAAAAGGGAGAAGGTACTTTAGAGAACATCCAATCCAACACCGTCATTACAGGGGAAGATATCAAAgttcaaaaagacaaaaagacttTTAAGCCCCATAACTTCTATAACAAGCACCACCCTATCACCCAAGCACTGACTCCTAACCCTCCAAATCCGATGTGTGACATCACGGTGTTTGAACATGTGTCCAGACAGGTCAGAGAAGTCTGAGAAAGATGTAGGACTTGACACCAACTTATTAGAACTAGCAAGTTAACTGCCATAGATACTGACTTTATGGTAAGGTGGTGTTTTTAGTGGCTGGATTTAAAAACATACCTGAGGGTGCTTGGACAATGAGAATTCTTCTCCCCACCTtgagaaggaaaagtaaaacatgATTTAAGATTTCCACAATTTAACATTTGTtctctttccatattttaaaataagccttaTAAATGTGGTTAGGATACTAGAAAGCCAAAAGCAGATGGGGGAGCGAGCTATTAATTTCAGTCTAACTGTCAGCAGATTCAGTTGCTGAGGGACTTAGCCATTTCAACAAGGTTGATAGCTGCTCTTTAAAAAGGGTCCTCGgcgggagggtacagctcagtggcagagtgcatgcctagcatgcatgaggtcctgggttcaattcccagtacctctactaagtaaataaatctaattacctctcttcattaaaaaaaattttttaaaaagtgtcctcATATAGTGCACGTAGGTAGAGACTCAATAAACATTGTTTAATGAACACTGGTTCATAGCGGGAGGGTATAGtgcagtggcagagtgcatgcctagcatgcacaaggtcctggtttcaatccccagtacctctaccaaaagaaataaatagataaacctaattacctcccccgcctaaaaaaaatttgtttatatgaaacaataataaatattggtTCATAATAGAGTAGTATGTTCAAAAGTTTTACTAAACTCAGGGCTATAGAACAAATTAAATAGTATCTCCCACTGGAGAAAGCAGGTCTGAGCATCATAAAGGCAAAATACTAGATTCTGTAATATGGTCTGAActtggtttatattttttaacctttcaaaaaATGTCCATGGTCTGTACATAGAAGGCCTGGCCCTAGGAAGGTACTCTCGGAGAACTTGGGTAAGTATCCTCTCTCTCTTCAACACTAACATGGCTGAAGATCACAGCAGCAGAAGCAGTAGCAGGAagagcaaagttttaaaattctgttcaaCCATTTATTAGCAAAATACCCTTAGACCTTGGACAAGCGTGTTTTCTTATCCATcactttacaaaaagaaacttaaaaattcaaCATAACACGGAAAAGATGGCTtcatatggaaataacctaaagaTATCATTAAATGACTGAACAAACTTAGAAAACACCAATTCCAATCAAAGTGGCCTAATCAAGTGTTTGCAGACTCTGGAAGGAAAAGTATAACTTGTTAACACGTTGATCGCCCACTGTGGACCAGGTGCCCCTGAGAgaacacaactgtcacccagatttgggtggtGGAGTGATCAACGTGTAAATAGAAGGAACTGGTTTGAATGGAGTCAGGTGTGAGGATCTACAAGAAAGGATGCACCAGTGTTTCCCACCACCAAGCTAGGCTGTATGCAAGTTATCTGTGCCATCTAGCAATGGTATCTTCTTTGTgctaaaaatcaaaatactgGGCATCAGGTTTAACAACCCAAATCAACTTTGTTCTGGCAAGTTTCTGGTTCTCCAAAGCTGAGGTGAACCCTTGCTCCTAGGTATCTCACAAAGCTTAACCTGCAAAGCCCTACTGGCTGCAATTGGTCTTCTGACTTAACATTTCTATCTCTCTTCCTGCCCACTGAGTTCAGTGAAGAATATAACTAAACATTTTCTACTTAAACTAAACCTACTACTTAAAAGGTTTTCAGGACTTACCCAATTGACCGTAATTTGAAATTTCTTTGATCAATATTAAGCACTTTcacttcctaaagaaaaaaaatttttcttttaattttaatatatgttcaTACCAGATTGCCTACTAAAACTTGCCTAGTTATCACTTTTTCTAGATAACAGCATACAACTTCTCtgaagcaaaggaaacagaacaacaaactaaatatttcaaagaaataaggTTTTTCCCTTACATACTCAAGGGAAGTATTCTTGAAAATGTACAGTCTAAAAATATGTGTCAAAAGGATTTTTATGTAAGATACATAGAGGAGGATGACAGGATTTCAATCACTCTGggtttttttcacctttatttatttatagttgaCAAAACTCTCAGCCTATCTTTATATAATATGGTAAGCACTTGAATTCTGTAGGACAAATGACCCAGTTGGAAGAATATACGTAGtggagctgggcagggagagaaTGGAGGAACTGTGGAAGCAAGGAAGGCCGTGTTTGTCAGATAACAATGATGCTGGAGAGGCGTTCCCTTCTAGAGGTTGATGGCGATAAGTAATCACCATTTGGCTTCTCCTTTTTCACATTAAGGAAAACTAAAAGCTTCAATTTTTAAACTtaggccaagatggcagaactGCTAAATTTCAAATGGGACAAAAGAAACATATGGATGGATGTAAATATAGCTCAAACTTAGGAGACATAAAAAGTTCAGATGGAGACAGTGAGGACAGTAGGTGCATTCTTATCATACAATCCTGATGAGTGGCAAGTTTGGAATAAGagatttaaatgcaaaatgcatATACAAGGGCAAACTCAGGTTAACCAAGAAAAGCCTATGGTTATTATAATTTCTGCAAATCATCATCTTACATATCTCTGTGGCTAGGTTTTGCATCACATGTTCTATTTTAAATCATtagttttattctaaaatatgaaCTAAGAATCCATTTgctcagtaaaaaagaaaaacttttgctTACCCGGGGTATGAAGAATTCATCAGCGCTGAATTTATAAAGCCACTCatccaaaaagtgaaataaaagagactGTAAGTCATCTCCTACACAGGATCAAAAAGAACCACAATGAGGGGGAAGGGTatggcttagtggtagagcacttgcttagtacgcatgaggtcctgggttcaaccctagtacctccattaaaataaataaataaataaaaaccttattaccttacccccaaaattaaaaaaaaaaaaaaccccacaatggTATGGTGTTTAATAATTCTCATCTCTAAAAACTTGCTTGAATTTAACAGTGCAATGAATTTCTTGGGCTACTTGAAAGAACAAGCTCATAATCAATTTTGTTGTTCTTACTGTGAACATTTACAGAAATTATGTAGAATACTGAACACTTGTATAACAATTTCTTCCTTATGAATAAACTGGTTACCTTGAGTTTCCACTTCTACTGTTTGGAGGGGCTCGACGGTCCCCGTATCTGTCATGTAACCAAACATGGCCATCGCACACTGCTCAAATGCTTCCTCCAGAGTATCTCCCCATGCATGTAACCTAAAGAAATGCATTCATGCCCTGTGTAATGTAATTGCTGCAAGAGAGAAAACTtgacagcaaagaaaaaataaaatcaacatgttAAATACAAAACCAAAGGCCTCAATCAATTTAATGACACAAACTGGgtgcttttaaatattcattttcatgttctaaAGGAACCAAAATaggcagagaaaaattaaaactagggACATCAAGATTAAAACATCAGCTTTCCTGTTTTAAGCACATGATTTCAAAGGCATAAACTCCAGCTATACTCACTGGACATCGGCTGTATGATCCAAAtctgagggagagaaggaaaaacacttgTAAGTAACTAAGACTGACTTGCAAATCACAAGAAAATAACTCTAGATCATTATTAAGAACATCATCCCTGAAGAACAAGAAAATGTGGGCCGATCACACACCTTTTACTAACCATTACCCCAAAGCTAATTACTTTCTTAagggttattttttgttttcaaaaatttcttctaaGCATTTACAGTTATTCTGCTAATGTTAAATAACTGAactaatattaaataaaagaactCATAGTTACATAATATTAGCATATTGATACtaaagagttgtttttttaagccaagatttatatttaaatgaatgacaATTTCCGGAGGGCCACGGTCTTCTAAGGTTATTTACAAAATGTCTCATACATCGTAGTTTCTCAATAAACAAATGCCATTTGCTGCCTTTGTTACTTCTCCTCAATAAAACAAGTCAGTATCTTTTCTAAATATCTACTATGTAAATGATCAAAATTCTGGGAACTACATCATCGAAGATAGAAAATTCCAGATTTCCCTGTCTCACCTTTTCACGAACAGCTAGCCAACTCCCAGACaaaacaggtttttatttttaacataagccaagttttttcatttcttggttTCTTGCATTTGAAGGACTCCTCAATGATATCCTTGGCCAATAAAATAGTTTTGGAAAGTAAACTCTACAATATATATTACAAGCTTTTTCCTGATACTCTCACGGGAACACCAGGAAGTAACAGCTGCCAGGAACAGCAAGGTCCCCCTTGATCTGTTATCTCAACATTTCAGAGTCTACTCTTCACTCTTAGTATGACTTCTATCAATTCTTTCTACTTAGGATCATAGAATATTCAGGCTGGAAAGAAGTCTTAGAGATCATTTAATAGAATTCCTTCACTTACAAGAAGAAACCTGAAATCCAGAGACTATGTGACTTGTTTAGGACTACACTGCTGATTAGAAGCAGAGTTGGGACTAGAATTGAGATTTTCTCACTCCCAGGTTAGTGCACTTTACATTTTAACTCATCTTCTGGTGGCATTCAAGATTCAAACTTAACTCTAATTTACTCAAAAATATTATCAAGGATCCAATACATTTTAATCACAGAGGGGCTCCATGACTAATAGAGATGAcaaacaagataaagaaaatgacaggtattaaccctagagaaatgaaagtatGTGGCCACAAAGTATGTGGA includes the following:
- the ZBTB8OS gene encoding protein archease isoform X2; the protein is MAMFGYMTDTGTVEPLQTVEVETQGDDLQSLLFHFLDEWLYKFSADEFFIPREVKVLNIDQRNFKLRSIGWGEEFSLSKHPQGTEVKAITYSAMQVYNEEKPEVFVIIDI
- the ZBTB8OS gene encoding protein archease isoform X1, whose amino-acid sequence is MAQEGEDVRDYNLTEEQKAIKAKYPPVNRKYEYLDHTADVQLHAWGDTLEEAFEQCAMAMFGYMTDTGTVEPLQTVEVETQGDDLQSLLFHFLDEWLYKFSADEFFIPREVKVLNIDQRNFKLRSIGWGEEFSLSKHPQGTEVKAITYSAMQVYNEEKPEVFVIIDI
- the ZBTB8OS gene encoding protein archease isoform X3, whose protein sequence is MHFFRLHAWGDTLEEAFEQCAMAMFGYMTDTGTVEPLQTVEVETQGDDLQSLLFHFLDEWLYKFSADEFFIPREVKVLNIDQRNFKLRSIGWGEEFSLSKHPQGTEVKAITYSAMQVYNEEKPEVFVIIDI